A stretch of the Pan troglodytes isolate AG18354 chromosome 20, NHGRI_mPanTro3-v2.0_pri, whole genome shotgun sequence genome encodes the following:
- the HSPB6 gene encoding heat shock protein beta-6, with protein MEIPVPVQPSWLRRASAPLPGLSAPGRLFDQRFGEGLLEAELAALCPTTLAPYYLRAPSVALPVAQVPTDPGHFSVLLDVKHFSPEEIAVKVVGEHVEVHARHEERPDEHGFVAREFHRRYRLPPGVDPAAVTSALSPEGVLSIQAAPASAQAPPPAAAK; from the exons ATGGAGATCCCTGTGCCTGTGCAGCCGTCTTGGCTGCGCCGCGCCTCGGCCCCGTTGCCCGGACTTTCGGCGCCCGGACGCCTCTTTGACCAGCGCTTCGGCGAGGGGCTGCTGGAGGCCGAGCTGGCTGCGCTCTGCCCCACCACGCTCGCCCCCTACTACCTGCGCGCACCCAGCGTGGCGCTGCCGGTCGCCCAG GTGCCGACGGACCCCGGCCACTTCTCGGTGCTGCTAGACGTGAAGCACTTCTCGCCGGAGGAAATTGCTGTCAAGGTGGTGGGCGAACACGTGGAGGTGCACGCGCGCCACGAGGAGCGCCCG gATGAGCACGGATTCGTCGCGCGCGAGTTCCACCGTCGCTACCGCCTGCCGCCTGGCGTGGATCCGGCTGCCGTGACGTCCGCGCTGTCCCCCGAGGGCGTCCTGTCCATCCAGGCCGCACCAGCGTCGGCCCAGGCCCCACCGCCAGCCGCAGCCAAGTAG